A section of the Spirosoma pollinicola genome encodes:
- a CDS encoding site-specific integrase — protein sequence MAVAVRKKVMADGQRYALFLDIVHEGQRTKEYLKRYVFKKPRNPVERQHNEEVLEYAKQLRNKRENELFTDEVREVKERKQQKNQTLNFFEYFDGYIDRYTNKDKRMMVTLYNTLRAYVGKDILPAKQLDEQFCRDFLEYLTGRYNGESPTSFFARFKKVLKQAVRDKVFIKSPAMDVMNKRTNDSLLKDVLTIDELQLLANTYCGNEEVKRAFLFSCQTGLRFVDIKALKWKNVRNGALFVVQEKTDRDVTINLNKTAVKLLGESGNSDELVFTLPSHNGTIKAIRYWTKRAKIDKHITFHCARHSFGTNLAMFNTDLLTISSLLGHSNLRHTTKYVRVAKAVKEQAVNSLPEIQF from the coding sequence ATGGCAGTGGCAGTTAGAAAAAAAGTAATGGCAGACGGTCAACGATATGCCTTGTTTTTAGATATTGTTCATGAGGGACAACGAACAAAAGAATATCTGAAGCGGTACGTCTTTAAGAAACCACGTAATCCGGTTGAACGGCAACACAATGAAGAAGTATTGGAGTACGCTAAGCAGCTACGAAATAAACGTGAAAACGAACTATTCACGGATGAGGTACGAGAGGTAAAGGAACGGAAGCAACAGAAGAACCAGACCCTCAATTTCTTTGAATACTTCGACGGCTATATAGACCGATACACCAATAAAGACAAACGAATGATGGTTACTCTGTACAACACATTACGGGCCTATGTGGGTAAAGATATACTGCCAGCAAAGCAACTTGATGAGCAGTTTTGCCGTGACTTCTTGGAGTATTTGACTGGCCGATACAATGGAGAATCTCCGACCTCATTCTTTGCCCGATTTAAGAAGGTACTAAAGCAGGCTGTCAGAGATAAAGTATTTATCAAAAGTCCGGCCATGGACGTGATGAACAAACGAACAAACGATAGTCTATTGAAAGACGTACTGACTATTGATGAACTGCAATTGCTAGCTAATACCTATTGTGGCAACGAAGAAGTAAAACGGGCTTTTCTATTCAGTTGCCAAACGGGTCTACGGTTTGTAGACATCAAAGCATTAAAATGGAAAAACGTTAGAAATGGAGCCTTATTCGTTGTTCAGGAAAAGACTGATCGAGATGTAACAATCAATCTCAACAAAACTGCTGTCAAGTTACTTGGAGAATCAGGTAATAGTGATGAGTTGGTGTTTACCCTGCCATCCCATAATGGTACGATTAAGGCTATTCGGTATTGGACGAAAAGGGCTAAAATAGATAAGCATATTACATTCCATTGTGCCCGACACTCATTTGGGACTAACTTAGCTATGTTCAATACTGATTTACTTACTATCAGTAGCTTGTTAGGACATTCCAATTTACGACATACGACTAAATACGTAAGGGTCGCAAAGGCTGTTAAAGAACAAGCTGTTAACTCCTTACCAGAAATTCAATTCTAA
- a CDS encoding phage/plasmid replication domain-containing protein: protein MVGLDTLNMWLSVEKAGGVDLLNVTSRFLDSNTLIYQQRADGRESYVGHINNYRVAVYESGISLNGSLPKSYLGSNVKPLDYNETALALESLSDQLHLPLKQSIVKRFDFADTFVMERPVKDYLEYLGNSRFYNRFEQPKSILWKNGKREKMVYDKGDECKRHKSSIPVCYQNKHLLRYELRYVSDLPKHFNTVEVTPKTLCNQDFCHNICCQWVAEYKCITKIQKMIFSTTPKTPKIFSDQLTLAGIESMGGYMAVNDLVDQIRKNGGFAQPEHSSRIKHRLETLMQSSSLAIPSELITELDKKIVIH from the coding sequence ATGGTCGGGCTTGATACGCTTAATATGTGGTTGAGTGTTGAGAAAGCGGGGGGTGTTGACTTGCTGAATGTTACTTCCCGCTTTCTCGACTCCAACACGCTAATTTACCAACAACGTGCCGATGGTAGAGAATCATATGTAGGGCACATTAACAATTATCGAGTCGCTGTGTATGAGAGCGGGATCAGCTTAAACGGATCTCTTCCCAAAAGCTATCTTGGTAGTAACGTGAAACCGTTAGACTATAACGAGACTGCCTTGGCTTTAGAATCGTTGAGCGACCAACTGCACTTGCCTTTAAAGCAGTCTATTGTAAAACGGTTTGATTTTGCTGACACATTTGTTATGGAACGCCCTGTAAAGGATTATTTGGAGTATTTAGGTAATAGCCGCTTCTACAACCGGTTTGAGCAACCTAAATCAATACTTTGGAAAAATGGTAAGCGCGAAAAGATGGTCTACGACAAAGGCGATGAATGTAAACGCCACAAATCTTCTATCCCTGTTTGTTACCAAAATAAACATCTACTGCGTTATGAGCTACGTTACGTTAGTGATTTACCAAAACACTTTAACACAGTCGAAGTAACACCAAAAACTCTTTGTAATCAAGATTTCTGTCATAACATCTGCTGTCAGTGGGTTGCGGAGTATAAATGCATCACTAAGATTCAGAAAATGATCTTTAGTACCACACCTAAAACGCCAAAGATTTTTTCTGATCAACTAACTTTAGCTGGAATCGAAAGTATGGGTGGCTATATGGCAGTTAATGACTTGGTAGACCAGATTCGAAAGAATGGAGGGTTTGCTCAACCTGAACACTCAAGTAGAATTAAACATCGCTTAGAGACGCTAATGCAAAGCTCAAGCCTAGCCATCCCAAGTGAGTTGATAACGGAGCTTGACAAGAAAATAGTAATTCATTAA
- a CDS encoding helix-turn-helix domain-containing protein, translating into MSTLIDSGLKEQLDRIETSILSKKDVLTFVEFCNYVGIGESYGYRLTSQKQVPHYNPRGKQLYFNRAEIDEWLMQNPVKTATQIAEEVKQYDQHRQKGKTSHGRA; encoded by the coding sequence ATGAGTACTCTAATTGATTCAGGTTTGAAAGAACAGCTCGACCGCATCGAAACGTCTATATTATCGAAGAAAGACGTTCTAACCTTTGTCGAATTCTGCAATTATGTCGGCATTGGTGAATCCTACGGCTATCGGTTAACATCGCAAAAACAAGTACCGCATTATAATCCACGCGGTAAGCAATTATATTTCAATAGAGCGGAGATCGACGAGTGGCTAATGCAGAATCCCGTTAAAACGGCAACTCAGATTGCCGAGGAGGTTAAACAATACGACCAGCATCGCCAAAAAGGCAAAACTTCGCATGGTCGGGCTTGA
- a CDS encoding protein-export chaperone SecB, protein MTVKMGGQFLVIDGTDQSILDNFADINGPAILFPFVREIIASLTARAGIPTVLVQPLNFVDMAQRRQQSQPSE, encoded by the coding sequence ATTACGGTTAAAATGGGTGGTCAATTTCTTGTGATCGATGGAACAGACCAATCTATTTTGGACAACTTCGCCGATATAAACGGTCCTGCCATCCTCTTTCCTTTTGTACGTGAGATTATTGCTTCTTTGACGGCACGTGCCGGAATACCAACCGTTTTGGTTCAGCCACTAAATTTTGTGGATATGGCCCAACGGCGGCAGCAGAGCCAACCTTCTGAGTAA
- a CDS encoding ATP-binding protein, with the protein MHSIDQAREKFEDFKRNLEAYKDIDLTESDTRSKILDEILKNVLGWTENDIQREGHTHEGYYDYLISIPNFKFIVEAKKTHNDFKLPLKNKSTSIGSIRKENLEVINQIRYYLLEAGLQHGIISNGHQFIIGKFLNSDASDWTKNKCLLFHNIDDISNRFVDFYNCLSKGSIVENVGFEFLNEDEQKAQIISTSLPNKEVELIRNSFSSNITPIINEIFNEIYKYDVLDDKELIEKCFVSNEEINKNRSEIERLFGDRPRRLSEISSARNTNSIVKQIKDEIESVPITLKTIEPPKPIIIVGSKGAGKTTFINFLFKVSFDDLFLKKRPYVYLDFRKYTEEDLGRINSLIIKDSILSLYEFYPDYELHSLKVLKRIYLTEIKRKEEAGWGHYKEHNPEKYYEYLISFLEECQKDDESHFIKLSEYMIRERSLRLCLIIDNADQFNTEVQKKAFLFAQSINRKAKCAVIISLREGYYYSWRNKPPFDAFNSNVYHVTAPPYEDVLQKRIDYALENFNLEGKTFGDLQSNYRLELKNNSVKEYFLSVRQTLFGRENSKMLNFLKETTYPNIREGLEVFNNFLLSGHSNVEEYILRQRFDKLSDSSTHNLIPIWEFITAVALENKKYYNHLISKINNVFYPVEGSSSQFLKIQILYYLKSKIDKVGYLEKYIPVINISEDFSKLSYKPSIIIAEINELLKFNLIETEDSLLDKDSELDLPDNSNISISMKGNYYVKSLIPTFAYMDLIVQDTPIFDDDFYTRIRKSFPLADDTGKRSLYLRKLVVERFVEYLKYQEKKETFDNEIVSNRIVENLLNNGLENDLNKLLNKTL; encoded by the coding sequence ATGCATTCTATAGATCAAGCTAGAGAGAAATTTGAAGATTTTAAAAGAAATCTTGAAGCCTATAAAGATATTGATTTAACGGAATCTGATACTAGGTCTAAAATTTTAGACGAAATCTTGAAGAATGTATTAGGATGGACAGAAAATGATATTCAGCGAGAAGGGCATACTCACGAAGGTTATTATGACTATTTGATTTCAATACCAAATTTTAAATTTATAGTTGAAGCAAAAAAAACTCATAATGATTTTAAGCTTCCTTTGAAAAACAAATCGACAAGTATCGGTAGTATCCGAAAAGAAAATTTAGAAGTAATTAATCAAATTAGATATTACTTGTTAGAAGCTGGGTTGCAGCATGGGATTATATCAAATGGACATCAGTTCATAATTGGGAAATTCCTAAATTCAGATGCAAGTGATTGGACAAAAAATAAATGTCTTCTGTTTCACAATATAGATGATATAAGCAATAGATTTGTTGATTTCTACAATTGCTTATCTAAAGGTTCTATAGTTGAAAATGTTGGATTTGAATTCTTAAATGAAGATGAGCAGAAAGCACAAATTATTTCTACAAGCTTGCCAAATAAGGAAGTTGAATTAATTCGAAACTCATTTAGCTCTAATATAACTCCAATTATAAATGAAATATTTAATGAAATTTACAAATATGATGTGCTAGATGACAAAGAATTGATTGAGAAATGCTTTGTTTCTAATGAAGAAATAAATAAAAATAGATCAGAGATAGAAAGATTATTCGGTGATAGACCACGTCGTTTGAGCGAAATTAGCTCAGCCAGGAATACTAATAGTATAGTAAAACAGATTAAAGATGAAATCGAATCTGTTCCGATAACTTTAAAAACTATTGAACCTCCTAAACCTATTATAATTGTCGGATCTAAAGGTGCAGGTAAAACGACCTTTATAAATTTCTTATTTAAAGTTTCTTTTGATGATTTATTCTTGAAAAAACGCCCATATGTATATCTTGATTTTAGGAAATATACAGAAGAGGATTTAGGGAGAATTAATTCATTAATTATAAAAGATTCAATTTTATCTCTTTATGAGTTTTATCCAGATTATGAGTTACACAGTCTTAAGGTTTTAAAAAGAATATATCTTACAGAAATAAAACGAAAAGAAGAGGCCGGGTGGGGGCATTATAAAGAACATAATCCAGAAAAGTATTACGAATATTTGATTTCATTTTTAGAAGAGTGCCAGAAAGATGATGAATCTCATTTTATTAAACTTTCTGAATACATGATAAGAGAGAGGTCATTAAGGCTCTGTCTTATCATTGATAATGCAGATCAATTTAATACAGAAGTACAGAAAAAGGCTTTTTTGTTTGCACAGAGTATAAACAGAAAAGCTAAATGTGCTGTAATTATTTCTTTGAGAGAGGGGTACTACTACTCTTGGCGTAATAAGCCACCATTTGATGCTTTCAATAGTAATGTCTATCATGTTACAGCACCACCTTATGAAGATGTTTTACAAAAAAGAATTGACTATGCTCTTGAAAATTTTAATTTAGAAGGAAAAACTTTTGGAGATCTACAAAGTAACTATAGATTAGAGCTTAAAAATAACTCTGTTAAAGAGTATTTTTTAAGTGTAAGGCAAACTTTATTTGGGCGTGAAAATTCTAAAATGCTTAATTTCTTAAAAGAAACTACCTATCCGAATATAAGAGAGGGTTTAGAAGTATTTAACAATTTTCTTTTGTCGGGACATTCAAATGTAGAAGAGTATATATTAAGACAAAGATTTGATAAATTATCTGATTCAAGCACCCATAATTTAATACCTATTTGGGAGTTTATAACTGCGGTTGCGCTGGAAAATAAAAAATATTACAATCATCTTATTAGTAAAATAAATAATGTTTTTTATCCTGTAGAAGGTAGTAGTAGCCAGTTTTTAAAGATTCAAATATTATATTATTTAAAATCAAAAATTGATAAAGTGGGTTATCTAGAAAAATATATACCAGTCATTAATATTAGTGAAGATTTTTCAAAATTGTCTTACAAACCGAGTATAATAATTGCTGAGATTAATGAATTGTTGAAATTCAATTTGATTGAAACTGAAGATAGTTTATTAGATAAAGATTCAGAATTAGATCTTCCTGATAATAGCAATATTAGTATATCTATGAAAGGAAATTACTACGTTAAGTCATTGATCCCTACATTTGCATATATGGACTTGATAGTACAAGATACTCCTATTTTCGATGATGATTTTTATACAAGAATACGAAAGAGCTTTCCACTTGCTGATGATACTGGTAAGCGTAGCTTATACTTAAGAAAATTAGTAGTTGAGCGTTTTGTTGAATACTTGAAATATCAAGAAAAGAAGGAAACATTTGATAATGAAATAGTTTCCAATCGCATTGTAGAAAACTTACTAAATAATGGTTTGGAAAATGATCTAAATAAATTGTTAAATAAAACGTTGTGA
- a CDS encoding transposase, giving the protein MPQLLPIGRLHLAGQDQPFDNEAICWFLGKLCWHYRRQNLLVIWDGAAIHRSQTVRDWLHHRPGRVHLKRLPAHSPMLNPVELVWSQLKRSLKNRVFTSLESPQAAVLEEVDYLQADHQRIRCFFRKKEVAFFTD; this is encoded by the coding sequence TTGCCGCAATTGCTCCCAATTGGTCGCTTGCATCTAGCGGGTCAAGATCAGCCATTTGACAACGAAGCGATTTGCTGGTTTCTGGGCAAGCTCTGTTGGCATTACCGACGTCAAAACCTGTTGGTGATTTGGGATGGGGCGGCCATCCACCGTTCGCAAACCGTTAGAGACTGGCTTCACCATCGACCTGGTCGAGTGCATTTGAAGCGTTTGCCGGCTCACAGTCCCATGCTCAATCCGGTCGAGTTAGTCTGGAGCCAACTTAAGCGATCGCTGAAAAATCGGGTCTTTACAAGCCTGGAATCGCCCCAAGCCGCCGTGCTGGAAGAGGTTGATTACTTACAGGCGGATCACCAACGAATCCGTTGCTTTTTCCGCAAAAAAGAGGTTGCCTTCTTCACGGACTAA
- a CDS encoding helix-turn-helix domain-containing protein, producing MEQLDQLTMELAKGAEHHGFSDQVWTRPRINQVINQLFGVSYDPSQIGRLLKKVGWSRQKPARLARQQDTQAVLNWQEERLPALKKGSN from the coding sequence ATGGAGCAACTCGACCAGCTAACCATGGAACTGGCTAAAGGCGCTGAGCACCACGGCTTTTCAGACCAGGTCTGGACCCGACCGCGCATCAACCAGGTTATCAATCAGCTCTTTGGCGTCAGCTACGATCCGTCTCAAATCGGGCGACTACTCAAGAAAGTAGGTTGGAGTCGACAAAAACCCGCCCGGCTAGCCCGACAACAGGATACTCAGGCTGTTCTCAACTGGCAGGAAGAACGTTTACCCGCTCTCAAAAAAGGCTCAAACTGA
- a CDS encoding helix-turn-helix domain-containing protein, producing the protein MATYKQADYEALRHRCVELNQAGWKQADIARAFGLTPAWVSQTLKTFRQQGRPA; encoded by the coding sequence ATGGCTACCTACAAACAGGCAGATTACGAAGCGCTGCGGCATCGCTGCGTCGAACTCAACCAGGCAGGCTGGAAGCAGGCCGATATTGCCCGGGCCTTCGGTCTGACACCCGCCTGGGTTAGTCAGACGCTTAAAACCTTCCGCCAACAGGGGAGGCCGGCCTAA
- a CDS encoding DUF5677 domain-containing protein: MIDIDLATQSTIDELAYQKNKNKLSYHAKLIYDYRNLGTYLIDMEKDKLDSHPEISLAVIGIFRRLIELMDACAILIQEGSILPMHPIMRIMLELGFQFEFLLNDPTRIKEKALCIFIAELYDELRQANKRIAIPNIEKLQPITDIQNQINIYQNKIDNVIFDPIRTKYDTATMIKGGPNIGTRKQFSVFWFTISDSINTVTDLRASLNREAMQELIYSEFSKTVHSNSLISDSLHQVDGKVIIKPIRDAHDIEANTNAVIKVASYMYKVMWPRQSYEEQAEYFRARESFIRRYPQFKSAVLLNIVL, encoded by the coding sequence ATGATAGACATCGATTTAGCTACACAGTCAACTATTGATGAGTTAGCATATCAAAAAAATAAAAATAAATTATCTTATCACGCAAAATTAATTTATGACTATAGGAATTTAGGTACTTACTTAATAGATATGGAAAAAGATAAGCTTGATTCACATCCTGAAATATCGCTTGCAGTAATTGGAATATTTAGGAGGCTTATTGAGTTAATGGATGCTTGCGCTATTCTAATACAGGAAGGGAGCATTTTGCCAATGCATCCAATAATGAGAATTATGCTAGAATTAGGTTTTCAATTTGAATTTCTTCTAAATGATCCGACAAGAATTAAGGAAAAAGCATTGTGTATATTTATTGCAGAATTGTATGATGAATTAAGGCAGGCAAATAAGCGGATTGCAATTCCAAATATTGAAAAACTTCAACCAATTACTGATATACAGAACCAAATAAATATATATCAAAATAAAATTGATAACGTAATTTTCGATCCTATTAGAACTAAGTACGATACAGCTACAATGATTAAGGGTGGACCAAATATTGGGACAAGAAAACAATTTTCTGTATTTTGGTTCACTATCTCTGATTCTATAAATACTGTAACAGATTTAAGAGCTTCATTAAATCGGGAGGCCATGCAGGAATTAATTTATTCAGAGTTTTCTAAGACTGTTCATTCTAACTCATTAATTTCGGATTCCCTACATCAAGTAGATGGCAAAGTCATAATAAAACCTATAAGGGATGCCCATGATATAGAGGCTAATACAAATGCTGTAATTAAAGTGGCCTCATACATGTATAAAGTGATGTGGCCTAGACAATCATACGAAGAACAAGCTGAGTACTTTCGAGCAAGGGAAAGTTTTATACGGAGATACCCACAATTCAAGAGTGCAGTTCTTCTAAATATAGTACTGTAA